A section of the Xiphias gladius isolate SHS-SW01 ecotype Sanya breed wild chromosome 8, ASM1685928v1, whole genome shotgun sequence genome encodes:
- the c8h11orf58 gene encoding small acidic protein, with the protein MSSPEDRHGTKRPASPQQDGSTQWESADLGSSERKQKFLRLMGAGKKEHTGRLVIGDHKSTSHFRSGQEDRKMNEQLEMQYQQGMDGKLSGRNRRHCGLGFSEPEPQPESLPTPTVDSQTKETEPEKSTDESEPSDAEDKGCDPTTEEQTPDQAKPSSDSRNEERKNSYKMAFVKSA; encoded by the exons GATGGGTCTACTCAATGGGAATCAGCTGATCTGGGAAGCagtgagaggaaacaaaagTTTTTACGGTTGATGGGTGCtggaaag AAAGAACACACGGGACGCCTCGTCATTGGTGACCACAAGTCAACGTCCCACTTCCGTAGTG GGCAGGAAGATAGGAAGATGAACGAGCAGCTGGAGATGCAGTACCAGCAGGGCATGGACGGGAAGCTGTCAGGCCGGAACCGGAGACACTGTGGCCTGGGCTTCAGTGAG CCTGAGCCGCAGCCAGAGTCGCTTCCCACCCCAACAGTGgacagtcagacaaaagaaACTGAGCCAGAGAAGAGCACCGACGAAAGCGAACCCTCAGACGCCGAGGACAAAGGCTGCGATCCCACCACTGAGGAACAGACCCCAGACCAGGCCAAGCCCAGCTCTGACAGTAGGAACGAAGAACGgaaaaacagctacaaaatggCCTTCGTGAAGTCAGCGTAG